From Calditerrivibrio sp.:
TGATAAAAAACCCCAGCAATACGATATCGTTCAAACACAAAATGGCGTGGAGATATCTTTGATCTTTCCTGTGCAGAATCAAGAGGTGACGACAGGTGGATCTACTTTTTTAAAGATGTTGGTCAGTATAGTGTTTATACTGATCATAATTCTGGTGTTTTATTGGCTGATAAAGCTTTTTATGAAGAAAACCTATGTGTCTGATATACCCGGTGTGGGTAGGAGCCTTGGCAAAATAGATATAATGCCGGGTAAGAGCATATTTTTTTATGAGATAAAAGATACTGTTTATATGTTTGGTTTGAGTGGTGATCAGATCTCATTACTTGATAAAATTACTGAGGCTGAAGTCATAGATGCTATAAAAGCTGGTTTTTCAAAGAAACAGGATTTCTCAAGTTATCTGAGGTTTTTTGGGCAAAATGCCATAAAAGAAGAGATAGAGGTATCATCAACAATAATAAAGGATAAGGTGGAATCATTAAAAAAGAGAAACTGATTTTAGCTCTTTTAGTCTTCTTCTTGTTGGTTACAGGTGCTTGGGCTGCAGACCCTATACCTCTACCTGCGTTCAGGTTTGGTATAGAGGGGGCAACTGCACCTAAGGATGTGGCTGTTACATTACAAATAATATTCTTGATTACGATCCTTTCCATTGCTCCAGCTATATTGATATTAATGACATCATTCACCAGGATTATCATAGTATTTTCCTTCTTAAGAAGTGCTATGGGTACCCAGCAAACGCCACCAAACCAAGTTTTGATTGGACTTGCGCTCTTTTTAACATTTTTTATAATGTCCCCTGTTTTCTCCGAGATGAATCAAAAAGCTCTTGCACCGTATTTAGATGGAAAAATGACTTTTACCGATGCATTAAAGGAAGCTAAGAAGCCTTTGCGGAAATTTATGCTGGAGAATACTAGAAAAAAAGATATCATTACATTTTTACAGATATCCAAAACACCGGCACCTAAAACGGTGGATGATATTCCTGATCTCGTTTTACTACCAGCTTTTGTTACGAGTGAACTTCAGACGGCTTTTGAAATAGGATTTTTATTGTTTTTACCTTTTTTAATAATCGATTTTGTTGTATCAAGTGTTCTCTTGTCGATGGGTATGATGATGCTTCCTCCTGTTATGATCTCTATGCCTTTTAAGATACTGCTTTTTGTATTGGTTGATGGCTGGAATCTAATAGTAATGTCACTTGTAAAGAGCTTTATGTGAGGAAAGGATGAATCCAGATCTTGTGGTTAGTTTGACCACAAAAGCTTTAGAAATTGCTCTGCTTTTGGCTGCTCCTATGCTGTTGTTTGGTCTTGTAGCTGGTCTAATTATTAGTATTTTTCAAGCTGTTACCCAGATTCAGGAGATGACCCTTACTTTTATCCCTAAGATATTAGCTGTTATACTTGCTTTAGTCATATTTTTTCCATGGATGATGGATATGATGATATCATTTACAATAAATCTTTTTACTAATCTAAACGGTTATATTGGTAAATAAAAAAGCGGGTTTCCCCGCTTGAACTACTCTTTATCTTTGCCCTTGCCTTTATCTCTATCTTTTTCTTTATGCTTCTCTTTTTTTCCATGTTCTTTCTTTTTCAATTTGTTCTCTTTGAGTTCATGAAACTCTTTAGAACCTGGTTTTATGCCAAGTTCTTGAGCAACTGCTCCCCAACCTTTGTTTTTATGCTTTTTATATACCACTAAAACTTCTTCAGGTTGCTTTTTAGTTACCTCTGCAAGTCTGAATACCATATAAGCATCTGCTGGCTTGTCAACAGATTTTACAACTGTTTCTACTTTTGTTTTATCTGCTCCAAAGGTAGTTGATAGCTCAGCTTTGAATGATGTAGTGTCATCTTTTACTTGCATGTTCAGGTTTAAGATGAAATCATCCAGATCGCTTGCCATTGCATTAAATGATAGTAATAAACCAAAGGCCAAAGTAAGAATAGATTTTTTCATATCGATCTCCTATTCTTCTTCAAATATGTCATCACCAAAGTTCTCCCTAATCCAGCTTTCTGCTTGTTCATAGCTGGGGAATTCTATGGCATATTCCTGGGGGTTATTCCCATCATCATCAACCACAAGTAGGTGAACAGTGCCGTTTTGGTCTAATGCTACCTCTGTAACGTTTTCGATATTGATAAACCCTTCTTCATCATCACAACCACACGAACAGCTTTCGTATTCAGCATCTTCACAGTAGCAGTTTTCATCTTCGCAGCCACAATCGGCATCTGCTGGTGTGCAGCAGTCAAACTTTTTTTCTTCATTTGTACTCATGTCAAACTCCTGTAACAGGCTTTGCCCTTATTTTCTTAGAATATATATTTACACAATGTAGTTGTAAATAGTTTTTTAGGATTTTACATTTTTTTTGATATTTTGTCTAAATAATAGTATATAACGGGAGTGATATATAAAGTTACCAATTGGGAAACCAATAGGCCACCAACAATTGCTATCCCCAATGATTTTCTCGCTTCGGCACTAGCTCCAATACCAATGGCAATGGGTATGGCACCCATTAGGGCAGCAAAGGTTGTCATCATAATGGGTCTAAACCTTATTAGAGCACCTTCTGTAATGGCAACTAATGGTGATAAATTTCTATTACGTTCAGCATCTAATGCAAAATCTATCATCATGATAGCATTTTTCTTTACAATACCTAGTAACATTATTAATCCAACAAAGCCATAAACGTTTAGGTCATACCCAAATAGTTTTAGTACCAATATGGCTCCTAAGCCAGCAGAGGGGAGACCTGATAAAATGGTGAGGGGATGTATAAAACTTTCATAAAGTATACCTAAAACGATATAAATAACAATTACGGCAAAAAGGATTAAAAGCCATAACCCTTCTGTAGAAGCTTTAAAAGCTTCAGCAGTACCTTGAAAAG
This genomic window contains:
- the fliP gene encoding flagellar type III secretion system pore protein FliP (The bacterial flagellar biogenesis protein FliP forms a type III secretion system (T3SS)-type pore required for flagellar assembly.), translated to MVTGAWAADPIPLPAFRFGIEGATAPKDVAVTLQIIFLITILSIAPAILILMTSFTRIIIVFSFLRSAMGTQQTPPNQVLIGLALFLTFFIMSPVFSEMNQKALAPYLDGKMTFTDALKEAKKPLRKFMLENTRKKDIITFLQISKTPAPKTVDDIPDLVLLPAFVTSELQTAFEIGFLLFLPFLIIDFVVSSVLLSMGMMMLPPVMISMPFKILLFVLVDGWNLIVMSLVKSFM
- the fliQ gene encoding flagellar biosynthesis protein FliQ; the encoded protein is MNPDLVVSLTTKALEIALLLAAPMLLFGLVAGLIISIFQAVTQIQEMTLTFIPKILAVILALVIFFPWMMDMMISFTINLFTNLNGYIGK